The sequence below is a genomic window from Streptomyces sp. NBC_00582.
GAGGGCCGCCTTCAAGCGCGTGCGGTCCATGGCGGAACGGGCTGAGTAGAGGACTTCCAGTTCGGTGAGGTCGCAGATCGCGACGAGGCCGGCGGCGATCCTGTCGTCCCATTCGGCCGTGTTCTGGCGGAGCAGGACGCGGGCGAGGGCGGAGGTGTCGATGAGGTAGTCGGCGACTGTCACTCGTGCGCTCCTGCGTCGCGGTCGTCGTCCGCGGCGCCCGCCCTCGTGGGGCGGTATGCGCTCTTGTGCAGCAGCAGGTCGATGTCCAGAGCGCCCTCGGCCACCAGTTCGCGGGCCTCGTCGAGTGCTCGCAGACGCCGGTAGCGGGCCGTGACTTCCCGCAGGGCGGTGTTGATCGTGTCGCGCTTGGTGGTGGTGCCGAGTTCTTTGGCTGCTTCCTCCAGCGCCTGGTCGTCGAGATCGATGACCGTCCGACTCATGGTGGCCTCCTCCGCTTGATGTATCAAGCGAAGTGTATCAAGATACAAGATCTTTTATGTGCGTCCTTTGTTGCGCGTTCGATTGATCAGGGTGGACTGGCGTGGGACGCCGGTCCTGCGCGTCGCAGTCTGGAAG
It includes:
- a CDS encoding type II toxin-antitoxin system VapB family antitoxin, whose amino-acid sequence is MSRTVIDLDDQALEEAAKELGTTTKRDTINTALREVTARYRRLRALDEARELVAEGALDIDLLLHKSAYRPTRAGAADDDRDAGAHE